Proteins encoded within one genomic window of Deltaproteobacteria bacterium:
- a CDS encoding copper resistance protein CopC, whose product MTPRLDLAAAVAALSLLLAPAAHGHAFLEHAEPRVGSTVGSPPSSLTLRFTEGVEAAFSKVEVTDATGKRIETGPLEHPESNVIAVSLPGLAPGSYTVSWSVVSVDTHPTDGHFTFTVKDS is encoded by the coding sequence ATGACCCCGCGCCTCGACCTCGCGGCCGCCGTCGCCGCGCTGTCGCTTCTGCTGGCCCCGGCGGCGCACGGCCACGCCTTCCTGGAGCACGCCGAGCCGCGCGTCGGATCGACGGTCGGTTCGCCTCCTTCCTCGCTCACCCTCAGGTTCACGGAGGGAGTCGAGGCTGCCTTCTCGAAGGTCGAGGTGACCGACGCTACCGGGAAGCGCATCGAAACGGGGCCGCTCGAGCACCCCGAGTCGAACGTCATCGCCGTATCGCTGCCGGGTCTCGCGCCCGGCAGCTACACGGTCAGCTGGTCGGTGGTGTCCGTCGACACGCACCCGACGGACGGCCACTTCACGTTCACCGTGAAGGACTCGTGA